The region AACGTTCAGCTAGTTTTTGAGCTTCTTCGATTCCTTGGTATGTTTCAACAAGATCAACTACTGCTTGAATGTCTTCTGCAGACATATCGAGTCCTTTTGATAAATAAGGCTCAAAGTCTTTTTTATGCTTTCTTAAGGCTAAAATAAGTGGCAATGAGTAAACACCTTGACGCATATCTTCTAGTACAGGTTTTTTTAACGTTTTGCTGTTTTGGGTGTAGTCTAAGATGTCGTCTAACATTTGAAAAGCAATCCCAATATTGTGACCAATATGCTGACTGCTCCTAATAACAGCTAAATCAGCTTTGCCGGTTTTGGCTCCCTGTAAACAGCTTAAAGAAAAAAGCTGAGCTGTTTTTCCTGTTATGTTCCTAAGGTATTGGCGCAAAGTGATTTCAGTATTGTAACGCAAGTGCATTTGATCTAACTCGCCTAGTAAAATCCGACGCATAACGAAAGCATTTAGTTTAATCGCAGCAACAGATTCGGTGGTCTCTGCTAGTAAACCAAAATAAACGGCAAATAAGAAATCACCCGTATAAACCGCAATATCTTTACCGTATTTAGATTGAACTGTTTGCGTACCGCGTCTCGTAGGAGAGTCATCAATGATATCGTCATGTACTAGCGTAGCCATATGCAAAACTTCTAAAGAGGCAGCGATATGGGTAGTTTTCTTATCATTTAATGTTTCGGTATCGCCAAAACGGGAGAATAAGATGAAGTAAGCAGGTCGTAAAAGTTTTCCGCCCGAATGCAATAAGTCAAAAATAACTTGTTCAACTTCTTTATTTCGAATACGAACCTTCTTTTCTATCACTGCATAGCTTTCAGCTAATTCGTCTTTAATTTCTGGGTAATTATCCCACATAGAATGAATCGGCATAGCTGTATCCCTTTCAAGTAGAATCCATGATTCTATTTTTAATATTACTTATAATACTGATTATATCACAGACTTTAATTTATCGTATGGATACGTTTGTGTCAATGTAGTTGAATCAACGATAGAGAAAAAGAAAAAAGGAGAAATATAGAAATAAGAATAAAATAGCATTTTTTTTGTTAAAAGTCAAAAAAAAAGCGGGTCTTCATTGACAATTTAAGTAATTAGGTGCATAATGTTAAGGTTGTAAATTGTTTAGAGAGCACTCATTTTATTTTATTTTTGGTCTATAAAAATCAGGGTAAGAATGTTTTTTATAGGAAAGATACTGTTTTTTAGAAGTTTGCTGAAGTTGCTAAAGCTGAAAACACTTTATATCATAAAGTAAGTTCTATTGATTGAAATTAGCGGCGATATGCAGTAAAGTATGCAATGCATAGGCATCTTCTGAAGGGCCTTTTTTTGTGTTAAAGCTAACTTAGGCGTTCATTAATCCTGTTAAATCAGAACAGGTAATAAAAGCTGACGAAAAATAATAGCAATTAAGGAGATGAATGATTGGGAAAAAGGTAAAGTATCTTACAAAAACCAACTTTTATTGATGCAGTTGGGGCAGTAAGGGTGTGTCTCAAAATTGGAGGATACAGTTGAAGCTTTCTTAGCTTCCCAAGCGATAGTTGTATTTTTTATACTACTTAGTGAAAAAAATACAAACTCGTTAAATAATTTTTAATTGATAGCATAAAAATAATTTTTATTAAATAGTGAACAGTCTTATACTGGACGTTTAAGCTACAGTTGAATAAACGGAGAGATAAAGAGTGTTAATATAGAAAGCGAGAGAAAAAAATGAGTAAAGCAAAAGTGGTTATTTTAGGCGCAGGGTATGCAGGCCTTAGAGCATT is a window of Carnobacterium mobile DSM 4848 DNA encoding:
- a CDS encoding polyprenyl synthetase family protein, with the protein product MHSMWDNYPEIKDELAESYAVIEKKVRIRNKEVEQVIFDLLHSGGKLLRPAYFILFSRFGDTETLNDKKTTHIAASLEVLHMATLVHDDIIDDSPTRRGTQTVQSKYGKDIAVYTGDFLFAVYFGLLAETTESVAAIKLNAFVMRRILLGELDQMHLRYNTEITLRQYLRNITGKTAQLFSLSCLQGAKTGKADLAVIRSSQHIGHNIGIAFQMLDDILDYTQNSKTLKKPVLEDMRQGVYSLPLILALRKHKKDFEPYLSKGLDMSAEDIQAVVDLVETYQGIEEAQKLAERYTNKALSAINRLPERPEKAVLYHLTEQLLHRNY